The following proteins are encoded in a genomic region of Zea mays cultivar B73 chromosome 9, Zm-B73-REFERENCE-NAM-5.0, whole genome shotgun sequence:
- the LOC103638831 gene encoding probable protein phosphatase 2C 58 isoform X3, translating to MLVGFTQSPLRCFLCQVQSLTILPFTPLSLPLFPVGDALARSSAARSAATSASVCQVFVVRFAVDWCPAGTSGRMGVYLSTPKTDKVSEDGENDKLKFGLSSMQGWRATMEDAHSALLDLDNDTAFFGVFDGHGGKVVAKFCAKYLHREVLHTEAYAAGDLGAAVHRAYLRMDEMMRGQRGWRELQALGDKINQFTGIIEGLIWSPKASDSNDRHDDWAFEEGPHSDFTGPNCGSTACVALVRNRQLVVANAGDSRCVISRNGQAYNLSRDHKPELEAERERIQSAGGYIKMGRVNGSLNLSRAIGDMELKQNKFLSPDKQILTANPDINIVELCDDDEFIVLACDGIWDCMSSQQLVDFIREHINTEESLSAVCERVLDRCLAPSTAGEGCDNMTMILVQFKKPFAQVKDASGAEQLTGDAGCSETQ from the exons ATGCTTGTCGGGTTCACCCAATCACCCCTGCGCTGCTTCCTTTGTCAGGTTCAGTCGCTCACCATTCTGCCGTTCACACCTCTCTCGCTGCCTTTATTTCCTGTTGGCGACGCTCTCGCCAGGTCTTCGGCGGCCCGTTCGGCGGCGACTAGCGCCTCCGTTTGCCAGGTCTTCGTCGTCCGTTTCGCCGTCGACTGGTGCCCAGCAG GTACATCTGGAAGAATGGGGGTTTACCTTAGCACACCGAAAACTGACAAGGTATCCGAAGATGGGGAAAACGATAAACTTAAATTCGGACTTTCATCTATGCAAGGGTGGCGTGCAACTATGGAAGACGCT CACTCGGCTTTGCTAGATCTTGACAATGACACTGCATTCTTTGGTGTTTTTGATGGACATGGAG gaaaagtagttgccaaattctGTGCAAAATATCTACACAGAGAAGTTCTCCATACCGAAGCCTATGCTGCTGGTGACCTGGGTGCTGCTGTCCACAGAGCTTACTTAAG AATGGATGAAATGATGCGGGGTCAAAGAGGATGGCGGGAACTCCAAGCACTTGGAGATAAGATAAATCAGTTCACTGGCATAATAGAAGGCTTGATTTGGTCCCCTAAAGCAAGTGATTCAAATGATAGACATGATGATTGGGCTTTCGAGGAG GGACCACACTCTGACTTTACTGGGCCAAATTGTGGGAGTACAGCATGTGTAGCATTAGTCAGAAATAGGCAACTCGTTGTGGCAAATGCTGGTGACTCCCGCTGCGTCATCTCAAGGAATGGCCAG GCATACAATTTGTCAAGAGACCATAAACCAGAGCTTGAGGCAGAGAGAGAAAGGATACAAAGTGCCGGGGGTTACATTAAAATGGGGCGTGTAAATGGAAGTTTAAATTTGTCAAGAGCTATTG GAGACATGGAGCTTAAACAAAACAAGTTCTTGTCCCCTGATAAGCAAATTTTGACCGCAAACCCTGACATAAACATT GTCGAGCTATGTGACGACGACGAATTCATTGTTTTGGCATGTGATGGCATTTG GGACTGCATGTCAAGCCAGCAGTTGGTTGATTTCATCCGTGAACATATAAACACA GAGGAAAGCCTTTCTGCAGTATGTGAAAGAGTGCTTGATAGATGCCTGGCTCCATCGACGGCTGGCGAGGGATGCGATAACATGACGATGATCCTGGTGCAGTTCAAGAAGCCATTTGCTCAGGTAAAGGATGCCAGTGGTGCGGAACAACTAACTGGAGATGCGGGATGCTCTGAGACCCAGTGA
- the LOC103638831 gene encoding probable protein phosphatase 2C 58 isoform X2 — protein MLVGFTQSPLRCFLCQVQSLTILPFTPLSLPLFPVGDALARSSAARSAATSASVCQVFVVRFAVDWCPAGTSGRMGVYLSTPKTDKVSEDGENDKLKFGLSSMQGWRATMEDAHSALLDLDNDTAFFGVFDGHGGKVVAKFCAKYLHREVLHTEAYAAGDLGAAVHRAYLRMDEMMRGQRGWRELQALGDKINQFTGIIEGLIWSPKASDSNDRHDDWAFEEGPHSDFTGPNCGSTACVALVRNRQLVVANAGDSRCVISRNGQAYNLSRDHKPELEAERERIQSAGGYIKMGRVNGSLNLSRAIGDMELKQNKFLSPDKQILTANPDINIVELCDDDEFIVLACDGIWDCMSSQQLVDFIREHINTEESLSAVCERVLDRCLAPSTAGEGCDNMTMILVQFKKPFAQVKDASGAEQLTGDAGCSETHGVEENGFDKQI, from the exons ATGCTTGTCGGGTTCACCCAATCACCCCTGCGCTGCTTCCTTTGTCAGGTTCAGTCGCTCACCATTCTGCCGTTCACACCTCTCTCGCTGCCTTTATTTCCTGTTGGCGACGCTCTCGCCAGGTCTTCGGCGGCCCGTTCGGCGGCGACTAGCGCCTCCGTTTGCCAGGTCTTCGTCGTCCGTTTCGCCGTCGACTGGTGCCCAGCAG GTACATCTGGAAGAATGGGGGTTTACCTTAGCACACCGAAAACTGACAAGGTATCCGAAGATGGGGAAAACGATAAACTTAAATTCGGACTTTCATCTATGCAAGGGTGGCGTGCAACTATGGAAGACGCT CACTCGGCTTTGCTAGATCTTGACAATGACACTGCATTCTTTGGTGTTTTTGATGGACATGGAG gaaaagtagttgccaaattctGTGCAAAATATCTACACAGAGAAGTTCTCCATACCGAAGCCTATGCTGCTGGTGACCTGGGTGCTGCTGTCCACAGAGCTTACTTAAG AATGGATGAAATGATGCGGGGTCAAAGAGGATGGCGGGAACTCCAAGCACTTGGAGATAAGATAAATCAGTTCACTGGCATAATAGAAGGCTTGATTTGGTCCCCTAAAGCAAGTGATTCAAATGATAGACATGATGATTGGGCTTTCGAGGAG GGACCACACTCTGACTTTACTGGGCCAAATTGTGGGAGTACAGCATGTGTAGCATTAGTCAGAAATAGGCAACTCGTTGTGGCAAATGCTGGTGACTCCCGCTGCGTCATCTCAAGGAATGGCCAG GCATACAATTTGTCAAGAGACCATAAACCAGAGCTTGAGGCAGAGAGAGAAAGGATACAAAGTGCCGGGGGTTACATTAAAATGGGGCGTGTAAATGGAAGTTTAAATTTGTCAAGAGCTATTG GAGACATGGAGCTTAAACAAAACAAGTTCTTGTCCCCTGATAAGCAAATTTTGACCGCAAACCCTGACATAAACATT GTCGAGCTATGTGACGACGACGAATTCATTGTTTTGGCATGTGATGGCATTTG GGACTGCATGTCAAGCCAGCAGTTGGTTGATTTCATCCGTGAACATATAAACACA GAGGAAAGCCTTTCTGCAGTATGTGAAAGAGTGCTTGATAGATGCCTGGCTCCATCGACGGCTGGCGAGGGATGCGATAACATGACGATGATCCTGGTGCAGTTCAAGAAGCCATTTGCTCAGGTAAAGGATGCCAGTGGTGCGGAACAACTAACTGGAGATGCGGGATGCTCTGAGACCCA TGGGGTCGAGGAGAATGGCTTTGACAAGCAGATATAG
- the LOC103638831 gene encoding probable protein phosphatase 2C 58 isoform X4: MGVYLSTPKTDKVSEDGENDKLKFGLSSMQGWRATMEDAHSALLDLDNDTAFFGVFDGHGGKVVAKFCAKYLHREVLHTEAYAAGDLGAAVHRAYLRMDEMMRGQRGWRELQALGDKINQFTGIIEGLIWSPKASDSNDRHDDWAFEEGPHSDFTGPNCGSTACVALVRNRQLVVANAGDSRCVISRNGQAYNLSRDHKPELEAERERIQSAGGYIKMGRVNGSLNLSRAIGDMELKQNKFLSPDKQILTANPDINIVELCDDDEFIVLACDGIWDCMSSQQLVDFIREHINTEESLSAVCERVLDRCLAPSTAGEGCDNMTMILVQFKKPFAQVKDASGAEQLTGDAGCSETQ; encoded by the exons ATGGGGGTTTACCTTAGCACACCGAAAACTGACAAGGTATCCGAAGATGGGGAAAACGATAAACTTAAATTCGGACTTTCATCTATGCAAGGGTGGCGTGCAACTATGGAAGACGCT CACTCGGCTTTGCTAGATCTTGACAATGACACTGCATTCTTTGGTGTTTTTGATGGACATGGAG gaaaagtagttgccaaattctGTGCAAAATATCTACACAGAGAAGTTCTCCATACCGAAGCCTATGCTGCTGGTGACCTGGGTGCTGCTGTCCACAGAGCTTACTTAAG AATGGATGAAATGATGCGGGGTCAAAGAGGATGGCGGGAACTCCAAGCACTTGGAGATAAGATAAATCAGTTCACTGGCATAATAGAAGGCTTGATTTGGTCCCCTAAAGCAAGTGATTCAAATGATAGACATGATGATTGGGCTTTCGAGGAG GGACCACACTCTGACTTTACTGGGCCAAATTGTGGGAGTACAGCATGTGTAGCATTAGTCAGAAATAGGCAACTCGTTGTGGCAAATGCTGGTGACTCCCGCTGCGTCATCTCAAGGAATGGCCAG GCATACAATTTGTCAAGAGACCATAAACCAGAGCTTGAGGCAGAGAGAGAAAGGATACAAAGTGCCGGGGGTTACATTAAAATGGGGCGTGTAAATGGAAGTTTAAATTTGTCAAGAGCTATTG GAGACATGGAGCTTAAACAAAACAAGTTCTTGTCCCCTGATAAGCAAATTTTGACCGCAAACCCTGACATAAACATT GTCGAGCTATGTGACGACGACGAATTCATTGTTTTGGCATGTGATGGCATTTG GGACTGCATGTCAAGCCAGCAGTTGGTTGATTTCATCCGTGAACATATAAACACA GAGGAAAGCCTTTCTGCAGTATGTGAAAGAGTGCTTGATAGATGCCTGGCTCCATCGACGGCTGGCGAGGGATGCGATAACATGACGATGATCCTGGTGCAGTTCAAGAAGCCATTTGCTCAGGTAAAGGATGCCAGTGGTGCGGAACAACTAACTGGAGATGCGGGATGCTCTGAGACCCAGTGA
- the LOC103638831 gene encoding probable protein phosphatase 2C 58 isoform X1 — protein sequence MLVGFTQSPLRCFLCQVQSLTILPFTPLSLPLFPVGDALARSSAARSAATSASVCQVFVVRFAVDWCPAADLLLSIVFCQPGTSGRMGVYLSTPKTDKVSEDGENDKLKFGLSSMQGWRATMEDAHSALLDLDNDTAFFGVFDGHGGKVVAKFCAKYLHREVLHTEAYAAGDLGAAVHRAYLRMDEMMRGQRGWRELQALGDKINQFTGIIEGLIWSPKASDSNDRHDDWAFEEGPHSDFTGPNCGSTACVALVRNRQLVVANAGDSRCVISRNGQAYNLSRDHKPELEAERERIQSAGGYIKMGRVNGSLNLSRAIGDMELKQNKFLSPDKQILTANPDINIVELCDDDEFIVLACDGIWDCMSSQQLVDFIREHINTEESLSAVCERVLDRCLAPSTAGEGCDNMTMILVQFKKPFAQVKDASGAEQLTGDAGCSETHGVEENGFDKQI from the exons ATGCTTGTCGGGTTCACCCAATCACCCCTGCGCTGCTTCCTTTGTCAGGTTCAGTCGCTCACCATTCTGCCGTTCACACCTCTCTCGCTGCCTTTATTTCCTGTTGGCGACGCTCTCGCCAGGTCTTCGGCGGCCCGTTCGGCGGCGACTAGCGCCTCCGTTTGCCAGGTCTTCGTCGTCCGTTTCGCCGTCGACTGGTGCCCAGCAG CGGATCTTTTACTATCGATCGTGTTCTGTCAGCCAGGTACATCTGGAAGAATGGGGGTTTACCTTAGCACACCGAAAACTGACAAGGTATCCGAAGATGGGGAAAACGATAAACTTAAATTCGGACTTTCATCTATGCAAGGGTGGCGTGCAACTATGGAAGACGCT CACTCGGCTTTGCTAGATCTTGACAATGACACTGCATTCTTTGGTGTTTTTGATGGACATGGAG gaaaagtagttgccaaattctGTGCAAAATATCTACACAGAGAAGTTCTCCATACCGAAGCCTATGCTGCTGGTGACCTGGGTGCTGCTGTCCACAGAGCTTACTTAAG AATGGATGAAATGATGCGGGGTCAAAGAGGATGGCGGGAACTCCAAGCACTTGGAGATAAGATAAATCAGTTCACTGGCATAATAGAAGGCTTGATTTGGTCCCCTAAAGCAAGTGATTCAAATGATAGACATGATGATTGGGCTTTCGAGGAG GGACCACACTCTGACTTTACTGGGCCAAATTGTGGGAGTACAGCATGTGTAGCATTAGTCAGAAATAGGCAACTCGTTGTGGCAAATGCTGGTGACTCCCGCTGCGTCATCTCAAGGAATGGCCAG GCATACAATTTGTCAAGAGACCATAAACCAGAGCTTGAGGCAGAGAGAGAAAGGATACAAAGTGCCGGGGGTTACATTAAAATGGGGCGTGTAAATGGAAGTTTAAATTTGTCAAGAGCTATTG GAGACATGGAGCTTAAACAAAACAAGTTCTTGTCCCCTGATAAGCAAATTTTGACCGCAAACCCTGACATAAACATT GTCGAGCTATGTGACGACGACGAATTCATTGTTTTGGCATGTGATGGCATTTG GGACTGCATGTCAAGCCAGCAGTTGGTTGATTTCATCCGTGAACATATAAACACA GAGGAAAGCCTTTCTGCAGTATGTGAAAGAGTGCTTGATAGATGCCTGGCTCCATCGACGGCTGGCGAGGGATGCGATAACATGACGATGATCCTGGTGCAGTTCAAGAAGCCATTTGCTCAGGTAAAGGATGCCAGTGGTGCGGAACAACTAACTGGAGATGCGGGATGCTCTGAGACCCA TGGGGTCGAGGAGAATGGCTTTGACAAGCAGATATAG